Within Celeribacter marinus, the genomic segment CGACACAGACTCCACAGGCTCCCCCGTCATCTGGGCATGGTACCTCAACGAGATCAAAGGCGAAAAGGCCGAGGCCGTATTCTTGGGCGAGCCCAACACCGAAGCGGCGTTTGTGTTGGAAAAATGGTCCTGCCCGAAACCACGTATCGTCACCGAATTTGACGCGGGCCAAAAGGTTGTCATCGTCGACACCAACAACCCCGCCGAATTGCCCGCCAACATCAACGACCTCGACATCACCGCGATCATCGACCACCACAAACTGGTCGGCGGCCTTGAAACTGCGGGTCCGATCGACATCACCATCCGTCCGCTCGCCTGCACCGCGACTATCATGGTCGATCTGATGGGCGATGATGCCGACAAGATGCCCGATTGGGTCAAGGGCATGGTTTTGTCGTGCATCCTGTCAGACACGCTTGAGTTCCGTTCGCCTACGACGACCGATGTGGACCGCGCATTGGCCGAAAAACTAGCCGGTGAGTTGAACCTCGACATGGCCGCCTATGCGTCCGAAATGTTCGAAGCCAAATCAGACGTTGCGGCCTTCTCCGATGCCGAGTTGATCCGCATGGACAGCAAAGAATACACGGTCGGCACGACCGCGCTTCGCGTCTCCGTTTTGGAAACCACCGCGCCCAAATTGATCCTTGACCGCAAAGACAGCTTGATGGCCGCTATGCCCGCCGTTGCGGCCGAAGACGGCGCAAACGAAGTGTTGTTGTTCGTGGTCGACATCCTCAAAGAGGAAGCCACATTGTTGGTCCCCAACGATACCGTCAAACAGATCGCGGAAGCCTCGTTCGGCTGTACCGTGACGGGCGACACGGTGGTTCTAGCTGGCGTCATGTCGCGCAAAAAACAGATCATGCCAAACCTGAAAGCCTAATGGACTTCGTGGTTTAGATAGAGTTCAAAGGGGTGCCGCAAGGTGCCCCTTTTGCGTTGGAGATCCCATGCTATTCAAATCCCCCGACTTTATGCGCGCGCTCAAACGTGGCGAAGAACCAGCCGTGGACGCTCTGATTGCGGCGGCGTTTGGCGGCAAAACCGAGGTCGGTCTAGTGGCCAACCTGCGCAAATCACGGGCCATCGCAGGCGAAATGGTGTTGCCGATGGACGGTGAGATTGTCGGTTATGCAGCACTGTCGCATATGATCTC encodes:
- a CDS encoding manganese-dependent inorganic pyrophosphatase — protein: MTTLVFGHKSPDTDSTGSPVIWAWYLNEIKGEKAEAVFLGEPNTEAAFVLEKWSCPKPRIVTEFDAGQKVVIVDTNNPAELPANINDLDITAIIDHHKLVGGLETAGPIDITIRPLACTATIMVDLMGDDADKMPDWVKGMVLSCILSDTLEFRSPTTTDVDRALAEKLAGELNLDMAAYASEMFEAKSDVAAFSDAELIRMDSKEYTVGTTALRVSVLETTAPKLILDRKDSLMAAMPAVAAEDGANEVLLFVVDILKEEATLLVPNDTVKQIAEASFGCTVTGDTVVLAGVMSRKKQIMPNLKA